From Juglans regia cultivar Chandler chromosome 6, Walnut 2.0, whole genome shotgun sequence, the proteins below share one genomic window:
- the LOC108983810 gene encoding glutathione S-transferase U7-like, protein MGEVQVIGASLSLFCCRIEWALKLKGIEYEYIEEDLRNKSSILLQYNPVHKKVPVLVHKGKPVAESLVILEYIDETWKQNPILPADPYEKSVVRFWSRFVDEKCVVGAWAACCAQEHEKEEAIKSAQESLGILDKQIESKKFLGGEKLGFLDLVVGSLPNWLEFIEELGGIKLVDPEKFPSLHAWAQNFFEIPIIKERIPMAKDLINYCKTYGLEPNKKQV, encoded by the exons ATGGGAGAAGTACAAGTGATTGGTGCATCTCTAAGTCTTTTTTGCTGCAGAATTGAATGGGCTTTGAAGCTCAAGGGGATAGAATATGAGTATATTGAAGAAGATTTAAGAAACAAGAGTTCCATTCTTCTCCAGTACAATCCTGTGCATAAGAAGGTTCCTGTGCTTGTGCACAAGGGAAAACCAGTTGCTGAGTCCCTTGTCATCCTTGAGTACATTGATGAAACATGGAAACAGAACCCCATATTGCCTGCAGATCCTTATGAAAAATCTGTGGTGAGATTCTGGTCTAGGTTTGTTGATGAAAAg TGTGTTGTTGGAGCTTGGGCTGCTTGCTGTGCACAAGAACATGAGAAAGAGGAAGCTATAAAGTCTGCACAAGAATCATTAGGAATTCTGGATAAGCAGATTGAAAGTAAGAAATTCTTGGGAGGAGAAAAACTGGGTTTCCTAGACTTGGTGGTGGGTTCTTTACCTAACTGGCTGGAGTTCATAGAAGAATTAGGAGGTATAAAGTTGGTTGATCCAGAGAAGTTCCCATCACTCCATGCATGGGCACAGAATTTTTTTGAAATCCCAATCATCAAAGAGAGGATACCAATGGCAAAAGATCTAATTAACTACTGCAAAACTTATGGGCTAGAGCCTAACAAGAAGCAGGTCTAA
- the LOC108983809 gene encoding uncharacterized protein LOC108983809: protein MGSQAALSLSHMMLSCSSSPFGFVVLNSSLSKTSLRPSIFSQTPPYAKPRSSLSLKATNQYLLKFSRSKTRATLDEKEQSTATTPLLDQDEQPNKEVEESVEVLKRAAKTRKVSEEEVLSALSVIEKAKIDPSGFLDTLGGSKSPGRTWMLIFTAEKQVNRGRYFPLTAIQRFDAAAKRIENGVYLGPIGCLTFEGRFSWKQRILAFIFECIRIKIGPLKPLEISLGQKEDRDPSNKDPFFIWFYVDEEIAVARGKSGGTAFWCRCRRVTT, encoded by the exons ATGGGTTCCCAAGCAGCACTCTCGCTCTCGCATATGATGCTGTCTTGCTCGTCCTCTCCCTTCGGTTTCGTGGTCTTAAACTCATCATTATCTAAAACTTCACTCAGACCATCCATTTTCTCTCAGACACCTCCTTATGCTAAGCCCAGAAGCTCCCTTTCCCTCAAAGCCACAAACCAATatcttctcaaattttccagATCAAAAACCAGAGCAACCCTCGATGAAAAGGAACAAAGTACTGCCACCACCCCACTTCTTGACCAGGATGAACAGCCCAATAAA GAAGTTGAGGAGAGTGTGGAAGTGCTGAAAAGGGCTGCTAAGACAAGAAAGGTTTCGGAAGAGGAGGTTTTGTCTGCTCTTTCTGTGATTGAAAAGGCAAAAATTGATCCCTCCGGTTTTCTTGATACGCTTGGTGGATCAAAATCCCCTGGCAGAACATGGATGCTTATTTTTACCGCTGAG AAGCAAGTGAACCGGGGTCGTTATTTTCCTCTTACAGCGATTCAGAGGTTCGATGCAGCC GCAAAGAGAATCGAGAATGGGGTATATCTTGGACCAATTGGATGCTTAACCTTTGAAGGTAGATTTTCATGGAAGCAGAGAATACTGGCTTTCATTTTTGAGTGTATTCGGATAAAAATTGGGCCACTGAAGCCTTTAGAGATCAGCCTTGGCCAGAAAGAAGACAGAGATCCAAGCAACAAGGATCCTTTCTTTATCTGGTTTtatgttgatgaagaaataGCAGTGGCTCGAGGCAAGAGTGGGGGGACTGCATTTTGGTGTCGGTGTCGCCGTGTCACTACCTGA